One window of Mucilaginibacter inviolabilis genomic DNA carries:
- a CDS encoding RagB/SusD family nutrient uptake outer membrane protein: protein MKKIFTIAMISVLIGAESCKKDSDFLNVPPKSVVTTDVVFSDPALVLSVLGDLYNRVLDFSSLDNGWTTFADFGESFPSDNGSYGFVQNRSWDYGTWGTWDYGYVRDLNLFIDNVTASTKLLAADKSRFLAEGRFLRASYYFEMVKRMGGVPLITQTLTYNNSGNVTDLQFPRSKESDIYDFVISEAEAIKGLLPADPTEKSRATKAAALAMETRAALYAGSIAKYGAATPQVSLSGGEVGIPASMAPGYYTKALNAAKEIISGSAGSYKLYQVLPNLSDNFAAIFLDKSSVNQESIWVEDFKVLAGKVHSFTTNDQPYSVSDEASDAGRLDPSLNLVQSFEKLDNTFAPIATKDASGNPIYYADQQDPFAGRDARLAGTVMLPHFFWKTAYIDIWGGYLLANGNIISSDDATHYAALPGSSTLVQVVGKDGPTPTGEPLRTQTGFYIRKYLDPATGSGRRGRQSDVNFIRYRYAEVLLNAAEASAELGDFAGASNYMNQVRARAGLTTPIILNASNYFDRVVHERRAELSFEGHVLFDMKRWRIATKVWDGNPEGLNDLTSNISSATKRNTQPWGLYPYKYYSPGSPNDGKWVFREILPSPVTGVLNFRLGNYYSQIGDNIISANPKIKRQPNQ, encoded by the coding sequence ATGAAAAAGATATTCACAATAGCTATGATTTCGGTACTGATAGGCGCGGAATCATGCAAAAAAGATAGCGATTTTTTAAATGTGCCGCCAAAGTCGGTGGTTACTACCGATGTGGTTTTTTCAGATCCGGCATTGGTATTATCAGTACTGGGCGATTTGTATAACCGTGTGCTCGACTTTTCGAGCCTGGATAACGGCTGGACAACCTTTGCCGATTTTGGAGAGTCATTTCCCTCAGATAATGGCTCTTATGGCTTTGTTCAAAACAGGTCATGGGATTATGGAACCTGGGGAACCTGGGATTACGGGTATGTGCGCGACTTGAATTTGTTTATTGACAACGTAACTGCATCTACCAAGTTACTGGCTGCTGATAAAAGCCGCTTCCTGGCTGAGGGACGTTTTTTACGCGCCAGCTATTATTTTGAAATGGTAAAGAGAATGGGAGGCGTTCCGTTGATCACCCAAACCCTCACCTATAACAATAGCGGTAACGTAACCGATTTGCAATTTCCACGCTCAAAAGAATCTGATATTTATGATTTTGTGATCAGCGAAGCAGAGGCGATCAAAGGATTATTACCTGCTGATCCTACTGAAAAATCAAGAGCAACTAAAGCAGCAGCCCTGGCAATGGAAACCAGAGCGGCATTATATGCAGGTTCCATAGCAAAATATGGCGCTGCAACACCACAGGTTTCATTGTCAGGGGGTGAGGTTGGTATTCCGGCAAGCATGGCTCCAGGATATTACACCAAAGCCCTAAACGCAGCCAAGGAAATCATCAGTGGCTCTGCCGGGTCATATAAATTATACCAGGTACTGCCTAATCTTTCAGATAACTTTGCTGCTATATTTTTAGATAAAAGTAGTGTAAACCAGGAGTCAATTTGGGTAGAAGATTTCAAAGTGCTGGCCGGTAAAGTGCACTCTTTTACAACCAATGATCAGCCTTATTCTGTATCAGATGAAGCTTCGGATGCTGGCCGTTTGGATCCTTCACTGAACCTGGTACAGTCATTTGAAAAACTGGACAATACTTTTGCACCGATAGCCACTAAAGATGCCTCAGGAAACCCGATATATTATGCAGATCAGCAAGATCCATTTGCAGGGAGGGATGCCAGGCTGGCGGGTACTGTAATGTTACCGCACTTTTTCTGGAAAACCGCTTATATTGATATCTGGGGTGGCTATTTGTTAGCTAATGGCAATATCATCAGCAGTGATGATGCTACACATTATGCCGCGTTACCAGGCAGCTCTACACTGGTACAGGTAGTGGGTAAAGATGGACCTACACCAACCGGTGAACCTCTTCGTACACAAACAGGTTTTTATATTCGTAAATACCTGGATCCTGCAACAGGATCCGGTCGCCGTGGACGCCAGAGTGATGTTAACTTTATCCGTTACCGTTATGCCGAAGTTTTATTAAATGCTGCAGAAGCTTCTGCTGAGCTCGGTGATTTCGCGGGCGCATCAAACTATATGAACCAGGTGCGTGCAAGGGCAGGTTTAACAACACCTATTATTTTAAATGCTTCTAATTATTTCGACAGGGTAGTACACGAACGTCGTGCCGAACTTTCATTTGAAGGGCATGTGTTGTTTGATATGAAGCGCTGGAGAATAGCCACCAAAGTTTGGGATGGCAATCCGGAAGGTTTAAATGACTTAACCAGTAATATCAGTTCGGCAACCAAAAGAAATACACAGCCCTGGGGCCTGTATCCTTATAAATATTATAGCCCAGGTAGCCCGAATGATGGCAAATGGGTATTCAGGGAGATTTTACCATCGCCTGTAACGGGTGTTCTCAATTTCAGGTTGGGTAATTACTATTCACAAATTGGCGATAATATCATATCTGCTAACCCAAAAATCAAGAGACAGCCAAATCAATAA
- a CDS encoding beta-L-arabinofuranosidase domain-containing protein, which translates to MRFKNKINIIKTSLCFTSVLVCSGIAAIAQTGVKATTVTKVDNGQANAFYVNNRAPLQRQYFTKLPVGSIKASGWLKKALELQRDGLTGNLGEISIWLSKTNNAWLNKEGKGEYGWEELPYWLKGYADIGYMLNDKKMIAEAKFWIDAVLNNQRDDGDFGPARTNNGNRDLWTNMPMLWCLQSYYEYSKDPRVIPFMTKYFKYELSVPDNKFLEDYWENSRGGDNMLSVYWLYNRTGDKFLLDLAAKLDRNTANWRQANNLPNWHNVNIAQCFREPATYYLQSHDPKDLAATYNDFKIIRTLYGQVPGGMFGADENARKGYDDPRQAVETCGMVEQMTSDQMLLGSTGDTFWAENCEDVAFNTFSAAFMPDYRSLRYLTAPNMVVSDSKDHHPGISNEGPFLMMNPFSSRCCQHNHAAGWVYYAENSCMATPDNGLAVQLYTQGEVNAKVGNGVQVSLTETTRYPFEDQVSFTVNTSGSVSFPLYLRIPEWCKGAAVKVNGVAVAVNTSTGSYIKLAKTWKNGDKITLHLPMQLKVRQWAANKNSVSINYGPLTYSLKIDEQYTKEDGRKSTQGDSHWQATADPQKWPSYEIHPASAWNYGLVINEQHPEKSLEVIHKSWPKDDNPFTNANAPIELKAKGKQIPGWTIDQYGLCGLLPASPVKTDKPVANLTLVPMGGARLRISSFPVVE; encoded by the coding sequence ATGCGCTTCAAAAATAAGATCAACATTATTAAAACTAGTCTTTGCTTTACCTCGGTTCTGGTATGCTCAGGTATTGCGGCAATAGCCCAAACAGGAGTGAAAGCCACAACTGTGACCAAAGTTGACAATGGGCAGGCTAATGCATTTTATGTAAATAACCGTGCGCCCCTGCAAAGGCAATACTTTACCAAATTACCTGTCGGGAGCATCAAAGCCAGTGGCTGGTTAAAAAAAGCGCTGGAATTACAGCGTGACGGCCTCACCGGCAACCTGGGTGAGATTAGCATATGGCTCTCTAAAACCAATAATGCCTGGCTTAACAAAGAGGGTAAAGGCGAATATGGCTGGGAAGAACTGCCTTACTGGCTAAAAGGCTACGCCGATATTGGTTATATGCTGAATGACAAAAAAATGATTGCCGAAGCCAAATTCTGGATAGATGCTGTGCTGAATAATCAACGGGACGACGGTGATTTCGGTCCGGCAAGAACAAATAATGGGAATCGTGACCTGTGGACGAACATGCCGATGCTTTGGTGCCTGCAATCTTATTATGAGTATAGTAAGGATCCCAGGGTAATCCCTTTCATGACCAAATATTTCAAGTACGAGTTATCTGTACCCGATAATAAGTTCCTGGAAGATTATTGGGAAAATAGCCGCGGTGGCGATAATATGCTCAGCGTATATTGGTTGTACAACCGTACCGGCGATAAATTCCTGCTCGATCTGGCTGCCAAGCTCGATAGAAATACCGCAAACTGGCGCCAGGCCAACAATTTGCCCAATTGGCATAACGTAAATATAGCTCAGTGTTTTCGCGAACCGGCTACCTATTACCTGCAAAGCCATGATCCAAAAGACCTGGCTGCTACCTATAACGATTTTAAAATCATCCGTACATTGTATGGTCAGGTGCCGGGCGGTATGTTTGGTGCAGATGAAAACGCCCGTAAAGGTTATGATGACCCGCGTCAGGCTGTTGAAACCTGCGGTATGGTGGAGCAAATGACATCAGATCAGATGTTGCTGGGTTCAACCGGCGATACTTTCTGGGCCGAGAATTGCGAAGACGTAGCTTTCAATACTTTCTCAGCTGCTTTTATGCCCGACTACCGGTCGCTACGATATTTAACAGCCCCTAATATGGTGGTAAGTGATAGCAAAGACCATCACCCCGGTATATCCAATGAAGGGCCATTTTTGATGATGAACCCATTCAGCAGCCGTTGTTGCCAGCATAATCATGCCGCTGGTTGGGTTTACTATGCCGAAAACAGTTGTATGGCCACACCTGATAATGGCCTTGCCGTACAGTTGTACACGCAAGGTGAGGTAAATGCCAAAGTGGGTAACGGGGTACAGGTAAGTCTTACAGAAACTACCAGATATCCTTTTGAAGATCAGGTGAGTTTTACGGTTAATACCTCTGGTTCAGTAAGTTTTCCGCTTTATTTGCGAATACCTGAGTGGTGCAAGGGAGCTGCTGTAAAAGTAAATGGTGTTGCCGTAGCGGTAAATACCAGTACAGGCAGTTATATTAAGTTGGCCAAAACCTGGAAAAATGGTGATAAGATAACCCTGCATTTACCTATGCAACTGAAAGTTCGCCAGTGGGCTGCCAATAAGAATAGTGTGAGCATAAATTACGGACCGCTTACGTATTCGCTCAAAATTGATGAGCAATATACAAAAGAAGATGGTCGTAAGTCAACACAAGGCGATTCGCATTGGCAAGCCACTGCCGATCCGCAGAAATGGCCTTCGTATGAAATTCACCCGGCATCTGCCTGGAACTATGGTTTGGTGATAAATGAACAGCATCCGGAAAAATCCTTAGAGGTCATCCACAAAAGCTGGCCAAAAGATGATAATCCTTTTACCAATGCCAACGCGCCTATTGAACTCAAGGCAAAAGGAAAACAGATTCCCGGCTGGACGATAGATCAATATGGCCTTTGCGGATTACTGCCAGCCAGTCCGGTAAAAACGGATAAACCGGTAGCCAATCTCACCTTAGTGCCCATGGGAGGGGCCAGATTACGAATTTCGTCTTTCCCGGTTGTAGAATAG
- a CDS encoding sialidase family protein: MKQTLAWLFLLFIPLMSMGQAAIIWDQASLKQVAPLSGSKDANYARMIQLYNGSLLCVYESNGGVECTQSHDLGKTWLQPVVIAKAISGVNMAVPDILELKDHSLLVSYNPRPHKINGSWDTNKHFAIRTKKSYDQGKTWRDERLVYEAGYRFEDGCWEPSQIQLPNGEIQLYFSNEGVYTHSNEQNISIFRSHDNGLTWTTTPKIVSFTPGHRDGMPVPIILKGTKEILFSIEDNAGRQFKPSIIRNSFSQNWQRTVGANDPERTYALTPKLPDTVYAGAPYLRQLPGGQTILSYQSTFGRNGNWELACMQVAVGNNKGEDFVNTATPFNIPLNKHGLWNSLCILKDGTVIALTSTDAYNSYTAIWMIKGHLINKKEFIK, encoded by the coding sequence ATGAAACAAACACTCGCCTGGCTGTTCTTGCTATTTATCCCGTTGATGTCGATGGGGCAGGCAGCTATTATATGGGATCAGGCGTCATTAAAACAGGTTGCGCCATTGTCAGGCAGCAAAGATGCCAACTACGCCCGTATGATACAGCTGTACAATGGCAGTCTGTTATGTGTGTATGAAAGTAATGGTGGCGTGGAGTGTACACAAAGTCATGATTTGGGTAAAACCTGGCTGCAACCGGTGGTTATAGCTAAAGCTATCTCTGGGGTGAATATGGCTGTGCCCGATATCCTGGAATTGAAAGATCATTCGTTGTTGGTATCCTATAATCCGCGGCCGCACAAAATAAATGGTAGCTGGGATACCAACAAACATTTTGCTATCCGCACTAAAAAAAGTTATGACCAAGGTAAAACCTGGCGCGATGAACGGCTGGTATACGAAGCGGGCTATCGGTTTGAAGATGGTTGCTGGGAACCATCGCAAATACAGCTGCCCAATGGCGAAATTCAATTATATTTCTCCAACGAAGGGGTTTATACGCACTCCAACGAGCAAAATATATCCATCTTCCGGTCGCATGATAATGGCTTAACCTGGACTACAACACCCAAGATAGTTTCTTTTACGCCGGGTCATCGGGATGGTATGCCTGTGCCTATTATACTGAAAGGGACAAAAGAGATATTGTTTTCTATCGAAGACAATGCCGGTCGCCAGTTTAAGCCATCCATTATTCGCAATAGCTTTAGTCAAAACTGGCAAAGAACGGTAGGTGCCAATGATCCTGAACGCACTTATGCCCTAACACCTAAACTACCTGATACTGTTTACGCCGGTGCGCCATATCTGCGCCAACTACCGGGCGGGCAAACAATTTTATCTTATCAAAGCACTTTTGGCAGGAACGGCAACTGGGAGCTGGCCTGTATGCAGGTAGCCGTGGGCAATAATAAAGGTGAGGATTTTGTAAATACAGCTACACCATTTAACATCCCGCTAAATAAACATGGATTATGGAACTCGCTGTGCATATTGAAGGATGGAACCGTTATTGCCCTCACTTCAACCGATGCTTATAATAGCTATACAGCCATTTGGATGATCAAAGGACATTTAATCAATAAAAAAGAATTTATTAAATAA
- a CDS encoding DUF3823 domain-containing protein, whose product MKIKFHHIAIFILMLSAVGCKLDNVKPPSIKLTGQLMYKGSPIGVEYNQVPFQLYQTGYKGNTPITGTFDQDGTYSVLTFSGNYKFTIPGGQGPFQWKELPSGGRDTINIALTGDQTVNIEVTPYYMIRNAQIAAASGKITANFGIEKVITDATAKNIQTVSLFVNKTQFVSPSDHAAEADLDGGAITDPSNVSLNVAIPTFPVTQNYVYARVGIRIAGVEDMIFSPVVKVSY is encoded by the coding sequence ATGAAAATTAAATTTCATCACATCGCCATATTTATCCTGATGCTTTCGGCTGTGGGCTGTAAGCTGGATAATGTTAAACCTCCTTCAATTAAATTAACCGGGCAGTTAATGTACAAAGGTTCGCCTATTGGAGTGGAATATAATCAGGTTCCTTTTCAGCTTTATCAAACAGGTTATAAGGGTAATACGCCCATTACCGGTACATTTGATCAGGATGGTACCTATTCTGTATTAACCTTCAGCGGAAATTATAAATTTACTATTCCGGGTGGGCAAGGGCCTTTTCAATGGAAAGAGCTCCCCTCGGGCGGAAGGGATACGATTAATATCGCCTTAACCGGAGATCAGACCGTAAATATTGAAGTAACTCCTTATTATATGATCAGGAATGCGCAGATAGCCGCTGCCAGTGGTAAAATAACCGCAAATTTTGGTATCGAAAAAGTGATTACGGATGCTACCGCTAAAAATATACAAACGGTAAGTTTATTTGTAAATAAAACCCAGTTTGTATCGCCCAGCGATCACGCCGCAGAAGCCGATTTGGATGGCGGTGCTATCACCGATCCATCAAATGTATCTTTAAACGTGGCTATACCTACTTTTCCGGTAACACAAAACTATGTTTATGCCCGTGTAGGCATCCGGATAGCCGGGGTAGAGGATATGATATTTTCGCCGGTAGTTAAAGTATCTTATTAA
- a CDS encoding family 43 glycosylhydrolase, with translation MKLKGLLIFIVLALLSVDSKAQNSLAITHQPPSPLYRDPVYDGAADPVLVYNRAEKVWTMLYTQRRANVQSPGVAFCYGTAIGAATSKDHGHTWVYKGALNLEFEQGQNTFWAPDVVYENGTYHMFVVYIRGIYSQWGGDSHLVHYTSKNLWDWKYVGPLNLPDHNIIDPTLIKLLDGKWHMWYKDQKLGSITMTAESTDLINWKAADKPAIDGQAHEGPKIFRFKNYYWMITDEWHGQRVCRSNDAKTWERQGLVLDTPGHRPEDTPTGAHADVVISDDHAYIIYFTHPGRKTHQDDGGLDKDGTYSYSSKRTSIHAAELEWSNGTLVCDRDKPFNFWLDDIQ, from the coding sequence ATGAAGTTAAAAGGCCTTCTGATATTCATAGTTCTGGCTTTGCTGTCTGTTGATAGCAAAGCCCAGAACAGCCTGGCTATAACTCATCAGCCACCATCGCCACTTTACCGCGATCCGGTGTATGATGGCGCTGCCGATCCGGTACTGGTTTACAATCGTGCCGAAAAGGTATGGACAATGCTATACACCCAGCGCAGGGCTAATGTACAGTCGCCAGGTGTAGCCTTTTGTTATGGTACGGCAATAGGGGCGGCTACATCTAAAGATCATGGCCATACCTGGGTTTATAAAGGCGCATTAAACCTGGAGTTTGAACAAGGACAAAATACCTTTTGGGCGCCTGATGTTGTTTATGAAAATGGCACCTATCACATGTTTGTGGTTTACATCCGCGGGATTTACAGCCAATGGGGCGGCGACTCGCACCTTGTGCATTATACGAGTAAAAACCTGTGGGACTGGAAATATGTGGGACCGCTGAATTTGCCCGATCATAACATTATCGATCCCACACTCATCAAATTATTGGATGGTAAATGGCACATGTGGTATAAAGATCAGAAGCTGGGCAGCATCACCATGACCGCCGAAAGCACCGACCTGATCAATTGGAAAGCCGCTGATAAGCCCGCCATTGATGGCCAGGCACATGAAGGCCCCAAGATTTTCCGGTTCAAAAATTATTACTGGATGATCACTGACGAATGGCACGGTCAACGGGTTTGCCGTTCAAATGATGCCAAAACCTGGGAACGCCAAGGGCTCGTGTTGGATACACCGGGACACCGCCCGGAGGATACACCAACCGGCGCTCATGCTGATGTAGTGATATCCGACGATCATGCTTATATTATTTACTTTACGCATCCCGGCCGGAAAACGCACCAGGATGATGGGGGACTGGATAAGGATGGGACATATTCCTACTCATCCAAGAGAACTTCAATACATGCGGCCGAACTGGAATGGAGCAATGGCACACTCGTTTGCGATAGGGATAAACCATTTAATTTTTGGCTCGACGATATTCAATAA
- a CDS encoding glycoside hydrolase family 2 protein, with product MKKLNFCLSLLISASLSAGAQQNDWHLIKDRITTPWAEKVDPQAPLPEYPRPQLVRPNWQNLNGLWDYAIVPKATAGPAKYEGKILVPFAVESALSGVGKTVGKDSMLWYKTSITLNKTIKGKDILLHFGAVDWRTEVFVNGKSAGVHEGGFDPFTFNITPYLKGGSKQEIKVSVWDPTDDGPQPRGKQVKKPEGIWYTPVTGIWQTVWLEGVAKTHIEATKQTPNIDEHTLSVSAYVANSQPGDQLKITAWDGQTQVDEKIVDAGATAVLDIKNEKLWSTTDPFLYDLRVALIRNNKLVDEVKSYFAMRKISLGADANGVQRMLLNNKFVFEYGPLDQGWWPDGLYTPPTYEAMSFDIDKLKAMGFNMIRKHIKVEPARYYAYCDKTGMLLWQDMPSGDLGNHWENRPGVYDRATDQQRTPESEGYYRKEWNAIMNALYNYPCIVVWTPFNEAWGQFKTVEITGWTMKKDPSRLVNSASGGNFYATGNIVDLHNYPNPAMPRAEIFGKTQAVVLGEFGGLGWPVEGHTWQANKNWGYQNFKNGDDLFKKYATFTDRLQELIKLGLSAAVYTQTTDVEGEVNGFMTYDRKVIKMPVESLQKVNSKLYDPSLVK from the coding sequence ATGAAAAAACTGAATTTTTGCTTATCCCTTTTAATTTCCGCTTCCCTGTCAGCAGGTGCGCAACAAAATGACTGGCATCTGATCAAAGACAGGATCACCACGCCATGGGCCGAAAAGGTTGACCCACAAGCGCCCCTGCCTGAATATCCACGGCCGCAATTGGTACGCCCCAACTGGCAAAATCTGAACGGTTTGTGGGACTATGCTATAGTACCTAAAGCTACGGCGGGTCCTGCTAAATATGAGGGAAAGATATTGGTTCCTTTTGCTGTTGAATCGGCATTATCAGGAGTAGGCAAAACAGTAGGTAAGGATAGCATGTTGTGGTATAAAACAAGCATCACACTTAATAAAACTATCAAAGGAAAAGATATTTTGTTACACTTTGGCGCGGTGGACTGGCGCACGGAAGTATTCGTTAATGGTAAAAGCGCCGGTGTCCACGAAGGTGGATTTGATCCTTTTACCTTCAATATAACTCCTTATTTAAAAGGAGGTTCAAAACAGGAAATTAAAGTAAGTGTTTGGGATCCTACGGATGATGGTCCGCAACCGCGCGGTAAGCAGGTTAAAAAGCCCGAAGGTATCTGGTATACCCCTGTTACCGGCATCTGGCAAACCGTTTGGTTAGAAGGTGTAGCCAAAACGCATATCGAAGCTACCAAGCAAACACCCAATATTGATGAGCACACACTTTCGGTTTCGGCCTATGTTGCTAATAGCCAGCCAGGTGATCAATTGAAGATCACGGCCTGGGATGGACAAACGCAGGTTGACGAAAAAATTGTGGATGCCGGCGCAACCGCCGTACTGGATATTAAAAATGAGAAATTATGGTCGACAACAGATCCTTTTCTGTATGACCTGCGTGTAGCACTTATTCGTAACAACAAACTGGTTGACGAAGTAAAAAGCTATTTCGCCATGCGTAAAATATCACTAGGGGCCGATGCCAATGGTGTACAGCGCATGTTGCTGAACAACAAGTTTGTATTTGAATATGGCCCGCTTGACCAGGGTTGGTGGCCCGATGGTTTATACACCCCACCAACGTATGAGGCTATGAGCTTTGATATCGATAAGCTGAAAGCCATGGGCTTTAACATGATCCGCAAGCATATTAAGGTAGAGCCTGCCCGTTACTATGCTTATTGTGATAAAACGGGGATGCTGCTTTGGCAGGATATGCCCAGCGGAGACTTAGGTAACCATTGGGAAAACCGCCCGGGTGTGTATGACAGGGCAACAGACCAGCAGCGCACGCCGGAGTCTGAAGGTTATTACCGCAAGGAATGGAATGCCATTATGAACGCTTTATACAATTATCCATGCATCGTTGTTTGGACGCCGTTTAACGAAGCCTGGGGCCAGTTTAAAACAGTGGAAATTACCGGGTGGACAATGAAAAAAGATCCATCACGCCTGGTGAACAGCGCCAGTGGTGGCAACTTTTATGCTACCGGTAATATAGTCGATCTGCATAACTATCCTAATCCGGCTATGCCGCGTGCCGAAATATTTGGTAAAACGCAGGCTGTAGTACTGGGTGAGTTTGGTGGTCTGGGGTGGCCGGTAGAAGGGCATACCTGGCAAGCTAACAAAAACTGGGGCTACCAAAACTTTAAAAATGGCGATGACCTGTTTAAAAAGTATGCCACGTTTACCGACAGGTTACAAGAATTAATTAAACTAGGTTTATCAGCGGCTGTATACACCCAAACTACTGATGTGGAAGGCGAGGTGAACGGCTTTATGACCTATGATCGTAAGGTGATTAAAATGCCGGTAGAATCGTTGCAAAAAGTAAATAGTAAGCTGTACGATCCATCTTTAGTAAAATAA